The Symphalangus syndactylus isolate Jambi chromosome 8, NHGRI_mSymSyn1-v2.1_pri, whole genome shotgun sequence genome includes a window with the following:
- the SPATA7 gene encoding spermatogenesis-associated protein 7 isoform X6: MNGSRRVRATSVLPRYGPPCLFKGHLSTKSNAAVDCSVPVSMSTSVKYADQQRREKLKKELARCEKEFKLTKTAMQANSKSNSKSLFNTLQKPSGEPQIEDDVLKEEMNGFSSFARSLVPSSERLHLSLHKSDKVITNGPEKNSSSSPSSVDYAASGPRKPGSGTLYGRRPRSTFPNSHQFQLVISKAPSGDLLDKHSELFSNKQLPFTPRTLKTEAKSFLSQYRYYTPAKRKKDFTDQRIEAETQTELSFKSELGTAETKNMTDSEMNIKQASDCVTYDAKEKIAPLPLQGHDSTWDEIKDDALQHSSPSEEELLYLSFIEDITDEILKLGLFSNRFLERLFERHIKQNKHLEEEKMRHLLHVLKVDLGCTSEENLVKQNDVDMLNLSDFAKAGNSEPNKLKNESEVTIQQERQQYQKALDVLLSAPKDENEIFSSPTEFFLPVYKSKHSEGVIIQQVNDETNLEPSTLDENNPSISDSLTDQETSVKVIEGDSDPEKVEISNGLCGLNTSLSQSIQFSSVKGDNNHDMELSTLKIMEMSIEDCPLDV, from the exons ATGCAGACCAACAACGAAGAGAGAAACTCAAAAAGGAATTAGCACGATGTGAAAAAGAGTTCAAATTAACTAAAACTGCAATGCAAGCCAATTCTAAAAGTAATTCCAAGTCACTTTTTAACACCTTACAAAAG CCCTCAGGTGAACCGCAAATTGAGGATGACGtgttaaaagaagaaatgaatggatTTTCATCCTTTGCAAGGTCACTAGTACCCTCTTCAGAGAGACTACACCTAAGTCTACATAAATCCGATAAAGTCATCACAAATGGTCCTGAGAAGAACTCCAGTTCCTCCCCGTCCAGTGTGGATTATGCAGCCTCCGGGCCCCGGAAACCGGGCTCTGGAACCCTGTATGGCAGAAGGCCCAGAAGCACATTCCCAAATTCCCACCAGTTTCAGTTAGTCATTTCGAAAGCACCCAGTGGGGATCTTTTGGATAAACATTCTGAACTCTTTTCTAACAAACAATTGCCATTCACTCCTCGCACtttaaaaacagaagcaaaatctTTCCTGTCACAGTATCGCTATTATACacctgccaaaagaaaaaaggattttaCAGATCAACGGATAGAAGCTGAAACCCAGACTGAATTAAG CTTTAAATCGGAGTTGGGGACAGCTGAGACTAAAAACATGACAGATTCAGAAATGAACATAAAGCAG GCATCTGATTGTGTGACATATGATGCCAAAGAAAAAATAGCTCCTTTACCTTTACAAGGGCATGACTCAACATGGGATGAGATTAAGGATGATGCTCTTCAGCATTCCTCACCAAG TGAAGAAGAACTGTTGTATCTGAGTTTCATTGAAGATATAACAGATGAAATTTTGAAACTTGGTTTATTTTCAAACag GTTTTTAGAACGACTGTTCGAGcgacatataaaacaaaataaacatttggaGGAG GAAAAAATGCGCCACCTGCTGCATGTCCTGAAAGTAGACTTAGGCTGCACATCGGAGGAAAACTTGGTAAAGCAAAATGATGTTGATATGTTGAATTTATCTGATTTTGCAAAGGCTGGGAATTCAGaaccaaataaattaaaaaacgaAAGTGAAGTAACAATTCAGCAGGAACGTCAACAATACCAAAAGGCTTTGGATGTGTTATTGTCGGCACCAAAGGATGAGAACGAGATATTCTCTTCACCAACTGAATTTTTCTTGCCTGTTTATAAATCAAAGCATTCAGAAGGGGTTATAATTCAACAGGTGAATGATGAAACGAATCTTGAACCTTCAACTTTGGATGAAAATAATCCAAGTATTTCAGACAGTTTAACAGATCAGGAAACTTCTGTGAAGGTCATTGAAGGTGATAGTGACCCTGAAAAGGTTGAGATTTCAAACGGATTATGTGGTCTTAACACATCACTCTCCCAATCTATTCAGTTCTCCAGTGTCAAAGGTGACAATAATCATGATATGGAGTTATCAACTCTTAAAATCATGGAAATGAGCATTGAGGACTGCCCTTTGGATGTTTAA
- the SPATA7 gene encoding spermatogenesis-associated protein 7 isoform X8 — translation MNMGAPVLGANISRIDADQQRREKLKKELARCEKEFKLTKTAMQANSKSNSKSLFNTLQKPSGEPQIEDDVLKEEMNGFSSFARSLVPSSERLHLSLHKSDKVITNGPEKNSSSSPSSVDYAASGPRKPGSGTLYGRRPRSTFPNSHQFQLVISKAPSGDLLDKHSELFSNKQLPFTPRTLKTEAKSFLSQYRYYTPAKRKKDFTDQRIEAETQTELSFKSELGTAETKNMTDSEMNIKQASDCVTYDAKEKIAPLPLQGHDSTWDEIKDDALQHSSPRAMCQYSLKPPSTSKIYSDEEELLYLSFIEDITDEILKLGLFSNRFLERLFERHIKQNKHLEEEKMRHLLHVLKVDLGCTSEENLVKQNDVDMLNLSDFAKAGNSEPNKLKNESEVTIQQERQQYQKALDVLLSAPKDENEIFSSPTEFFLPVYKSKHSEGVIIQQVNDETNLEPSTLDENNPSISDSLTDQETSVKVIEGDSDPEKVEISNGLCGLNTSLSQSIQFSSVKGDNNHDMELSTLKIMEMSIEDCPLDV, via the exons ATGAAtatgggtgctccagtgttgggtgcaaaTATATCTAGGATAG ATGCAGACCAACAACGAAGAGAGAAACTCAAAAAGGAATTAGCACGATGTGAAAAAGAGTTCAAATTAACTAAAACTGCAATGCAAGCCAATTCTAAAAGTAATTCCAAGTCACTTTTTAACACCTTACAAAAG CCCTCAGGTGAACCGCAAATTGAGGATGACGtgttaaaagaagaaatgaatggatTTTCATCCTTTGCAAGGTCACTAGTACCCTCTTCAGAGAGACTACACCTAAGTCTACATAAATCCGATAAAGTCATCACAAATGGTCCTGAGAAGAACTCCAGTTCCTCCCCGTCCAGTGTGGATTATGCAGCCTCCGGGCCCCGGAAACCGGGCTCTGGAACCCTGTATGGCAGAAGGCCCAGAAGCACATTCCCAAATTCCCACCAGTTTCAGTTAGTCATTTCGAAAGCACCCAGTGGGGATCTTTTGGATAAACATTCTGAACTCTTTTCTAACAAACAATTGCCATTCACTCCTCGCACtttaaaaacagaagcaaaatctTTCCTGTCACAGTATCGCTATTATACacctgccaaaagaaaaaaggattttaCAGATCAACGGATAGAAGCTGAAACCCAGACTGAATTAAG CTTTAAATCGGAGTTGGGGACAGCTGAGACTAAAAACATGACAGATTCAGAAATGAACATAAAGCAG GCATCTGATTGTGTGACATATGATGCCAAAGAAAAAATAGCTCCTTTACCTTTACAAGGGCATGACTCAACATGGGATGAGATTAAGGATGATGCTCTTCAGCATTCCTCACCAAG GGCAATGTGTCAGTATTCCCTGAAGCCCCCTTCAACTAGTAAAATCTACTCTGA TGAAGAAGAACTGTTGTATCTGAGTTTCATTGAAGATATAACAGATGAAATTTTGAAACTTGGTTTATTTTCAAACag GTTTTTAGAACGACTGTTCGAGcgacatataaaacaaaataaacatttggaGGAG GAAAAAATGCGCCACCTGCTGCATGTCCTGAAAGTAGACTTAGGCTGCACATCGGAGGAAAACTTGGTAAAGCAAAATGATGTTGATATGTTGAATTTATCTGATTTTGCAAAGGCTGGGAATTCAGaaccaaataaattaaaaaacgaAAGTGAAGTAACAATTCAGCAGGAACGTCAACAATACCAAAAGGCTTTGGATGTGTTATTGTCGGCACCAAAGGATGAGAACGAGATATTCTCTTCACCAACTGAATTTTTCTTGCCTGTTTATAAATCAAAGCATTCAGAAGGGGTTATAATTCAACAGGTGAATGATGAAACGAATCTTGAACCTTCAACTTTGGATGAAAATAATCCAAGTATTTCAGACAGTTTAACAGATCAGGAAACTTCTGTGAAGGTCATTGAAGGTGATAGTGACCCTGAAAAGGTTGAGATTTCAAACGGATTATGTGGTCTTAACACATCACTCTCCCAATCTATTCAGTTCTCCAGTGTCAAAGGTGACAATAATCATGATATGGAGTTATCAACTCTTAAAATCATGGAAATGAGCATTGAGGACTGCCCTTTGGATGTTTAA
- the SPATA7 gene encoding spermatogenesis-associated protein 7 isoform X9, whose translation MNMGAPVLGANISRIDADQQRREKLKKELARCEKEFKLTKTAMQANSKSNSKSLFNTLQKPSGEPQIEDDVLKEEMNGFSSFARSLVPSSERLHLSLHKSDKVITNGPEKNSSSSPSSVDYAASGPRKPGSGTLYGRRPRSTFPNSHQFQLVISKAPSGDLLDKHSELFSNKQLPFTPRTLKTEAKSFLSQYRYYTPAKRKKDFTDQRIEAETQTELSFKSELGTAETKNMTDSEMNIKQASDCVTYDAKEKIAPLPLQGHDSTWDEIKDDALQHSSPSEEELLYLSFIEDITDEILKLGLFSNRFLERLFERHIKQNKHLEEEKMRHLLHVLKVDLGCTSEENLVKQNDVDMLNLSDFAKAGNSEPNKLKNESEVTIQQERQQYQKALDVLLSAPKDENEIFSSPTEFFLPVYKSKHSEGVIIQQVNDETNLEPSTLDENNPSISDSLTDQETSVKVIEGDSDPEKVEISNGLCGLNTSLSQSIQFSSVKGDNNHDMELSTLKIMEMSIEDCPLDV comes from the exons ATGAAtatgggtgctccagtgttgggtgcaaaTATATCTAGGATAG ATGCAGACCAACAACGAAGAGAGAAACTCAAAAAGGAATTAGCACGATGTGAAAAAGAGTTCAAATTAACTAAAACTGCAATGCAAGCCAATTCTAAAAGTAATTCCAAGTCACTTTTTAACACCTTACAAAAG CCCTCAGGTGAACCGCAAATTGAGGATGACGtgttaaaagaagaaatgaatggatTTTCATCCTTTGCAAGGTCACTAGTACCCTCTTCAGAGAGACTACACCTAAGTCTACATAAATCCGATAAAGTCATCACAAATGGTCCTGAGAAGAACTCCAGTTCCTCCCCGTCCAGTGTGGATTATGCAGCCTCCGGGCCCCGGAAACCGGGCTCTGGAACCCTGTATGGCAGAAGGCCCAGAAGCACATTCCCAAATTCCCACCAGTTTCAGTTAGTCATTTCGAAAGCACCCAGTGGGGATCTTTTGGATAAACATTCTGAACTCTTTTCTAACAAACAATTGCCATTCACTCCTCGCACtttaaaaacagaagcaaaatctTTCCTGTCACAGTATCGCTATTATACacctgccaaaagaaaaaaggattttaCAGATCAACGGATAGAAGCTGAAACCCAGACTGAATTAAG CTTTAAATCGGAGTTGGGGACAGCTGAGACTAAAAACATGACAGATTCAGAAATGAACATAAAGCAG GCATCTGATTGTGTGACATATGATGCCAAAGAAAAAATAGCTCCTTTACCTTTACAAGGGCATGACTCAACATGGGATGAGATTAAGGATGATGCTCTTCAGCATTCCTCACCAAG TGAAGAAGAACTGTTGTATCTGAGTTTCATTGAAGATATAACAGATGAAATTTTGAAACTTGGTTTATTTTCAAACag GTTTTTAGAACGACTGTTCGAGcgacatataaaacaaaataaacatttggaGGAG GAAAAAATGCGCCACCTGCTGCATGTCCTGAAAGTAGACTTAGGCTGCACATCGGAGGAAAACTTGGTAAAGCAAAATGATGTTGATATGTTGAATTTATCTGATTTTGCAAAGGCTGGGAATTCAGaaccaaataaattaaaaaacgaAAGTGAAGTAACAATTCAGCAGGAACGTCAACAATACCAAAAGGCTTTGGATGTGTTATTGTCGGCACCAAAGGATGAGAACGAGATATTCTCTTCACCAACTGAATTTTTCTTGCCTGTTTATAAATCAAAGCATTCAGAAGGGGTTATAATTCAACAGGTGAATGATGAAACGAATCTTGAACCTTCAACTTTGGATGAAAATAATCCAAGTATTTCAGACAGTTTAACAGATCAGGAAACTTCTGTGAAGGTCATTGAAGGTGATAGTGACCCTGAAAAGGTTGAGATTTCAAACGGATTATGTGGTCTTAACACATCACTCTCCCAATCTATTCAGTTCTCCAGTGTCAAAGGTGACAATAATCATGATATGGAGTTATCAACTCTTAAAATCATGGAAATGAGCATTGAGGACTGCCCTTTGGATGTTTAA
- the SPATA7 gene encoding spermatogenesis-associated protein 7 isoform X5 — protein sequence MNGSRRVRATSVLPRYGPPCLFKGHLSTKSNAAVDCSVPVSMSTSVKYADQQRREKLKKELARCEKEFKLTKTAMQANSKSNSKSLFNTLQKPSGEPQIEDDVLKEEMNGFSSFARSLVPSSERLHLSLHKSDKVITNGPEKNSSSSPSSVDYAASGPRKPGSGTLYGRRPRSTFPNSHQFQLVISKAPSGDLLDKHSELFSNKQLPFTPRTLKTEAKSFLSQYRYYTPAKRKKDFTDQRIEAETQTELSFKSELGTAETKNMTDSEMNIKQASDCVTYDAKEKIAPLPLQGHDSTWDEIKDDALQHSSPRAMCQYSLKPPSTSKIYSDEEELLYLSFIEDITDEILKLGLFSNRFLERLFERHIKQNKHLEEEKMRHLLHVLKVDLGCTSEENLVKQNDVDMLNLSDFAKAGNSEPNKLKNESEVTIQQERQQYQKALDVLLSAPKDENEIFSSPTEFFLPVYKSKHSEGVIIQQVNDETNLEPSTLDENNPSISDSLTDQETSVKVIEGDSDPEKVEISNGLCGLNTSLSQSIQFSSVKGDNNHDMELSTLKIMEMSIEDCPLDV from the exons ATGCAGACCAACAACGAAGAGAGAAACTCAAAAAGGAATTAGCACGATGTGAAAAAGAGTTCAAATTAACTAAAACTGCAATGCAAGCCAATTCTAAAAGTAATTCCAAGTCACTTTTTAACACCTTACAAAAG CCCTCAGGTGAACCGCAAATTGAGGATGACGtgttaaaagaagaaatgaatggatTTTCATCCTTTGCAAGGTCACTAGTACCCTCTTCAGAGAGACTACACCTAAGTCTACATAAATCCGATAAAGTCATCACAAATGGTCCTGAGAAGAACTCCAGTTCCTCCCCGTCCAGTGTGGATTATGCAGCCTCCGGGCCCCGGAAACCGGGCTCTGGAACCCTGTATGGCAGAAGGCCCAGAAGCACATTCCCAAATTCCCACCAGTTTCAGTTAGTCATTTCGAAAGCACCCAGTGGGGATCTTTTGGATAAACATTCTGAACTCTTTTCTAACAAACAATTGCCATTCACTCCTCGCACtttaaaaacagaagcaaaatctTTCCTGTCACAGTATCGCTATTATACacctgccaaaagaaaaaaggattttaCAGATCAACGGATAGAAGCTGAAACCCAGACTGAATTAAG CTTTAAATCGGAGTTGGGGACAGCTGAGACTAAAAACATGACAGATTCAGAAATGAACATAAAGCAG GCATCTGATTGTGTGACATATGATGCCAAAGAAAAAATAGCTCCTTTACCTTTACAAGGGCATGACTCAACATGGGATGAGATTAAGGATGATGCTCTTCAGCATTCCTCACCAAG GGCAATGTGTCAGTATTCCCTGAAGCCCCCTTCAACTAGTAAAATCTACTCTGA TGAAGAAGAACTGTTGTATCTGAGTTTCATTGAAGATATAACAGATGAAATTTTGAAACTTGGTTTATTTTCAAACag GTTTTTAGAACGACTGTTCGAGcgacatataaaacaaaataaacatttggaGGAG GAAAAAATGCGCCACCTGCTGCATGTCCTGAAAGTAGACTTAGGCTGCACATCGGAGGAAAACTTGGTAAAGCAAAATGATGTTGATATGTTGAATTTATCTGATTTTGCAAAGGCTGGGAATTCAGaaccaaataaattaaaaaacgaAAGTGAAGTAACAATTCAGCAGGAACGTCAACAATACCAAAAGGCTTTGGATGTGTTATTGTCGGCACCAAAGGATGAGAACGAGATATTCTCTTCACCAACTGAATTTTTCTTGCCTGTTTATAAATCAAAGCATTCAGAAGGGGTTATAATTCAACAGGTGAATGATGAAACGAATCTTGAACCTTCAACTTTGGATGAAAATAATCCAAGTATTTCAGACAGTTTAACAGATCAGGAAACTTCTGTGAAGGTCATTGAAGGTGATAGTGACCCTGAAAAGGTTGAGATTTCAAACGGATTATGTGGTCTTAACACATCACTCTCCCAATCTATTCAGTTCTCCAGTGTCAAAGGTGACAATAATCATGATATGGAGTTATCAACTCTTAAAATCATGGAAATGAGCATTGAGGACTGCCCTTTGGATGTTTAA
- the SPATA7 gene encoding spermatogenesis-associated protein 7 isoform X7, translating to MNGSRRAAVDCSVPVSMSTSVKYADQQRREKLKKELARCEKEFKLTKTAMQANSKSNSKSLFNTLQKPSGEPQIEDDVLKEEMNGFSSFARSLVPSSERLHLSLHKSDKVITNGPEKNSSSSPSSVDYAASGPRKPGSGTLYGRRPRSTFPNSHQFQLVISKAPSGDLLDKHSELFSNKQLPFTPRTLKTEAKSFLSQYRYYTPAKRKKDFTDQRIEAETQTELSFKSELGTAETKNMTDSEMNIKQASDCVTYDAKEKIAPLPLQGHDSTWDEIKDDALQHSSPRAMCQYSLKPPSTSKIYSDEEELLYLSFIEDITDEILKLGLFSNRFLERLFERHIKQNKHLEEEKMRHLLHVLKVDLGCTSEENLVKQNDVDMLNLSDFAKAGNSEPNKLKNESEVTIQQERQQYQKALDVLLSAPKDENEIFSSPTEFFLPVYKSKHSEGVIIQQVNDETNLEPSTLDENNPSISDSLTDQETSVKVIEGDSDPEKVEISNGLCGLNTSLSQSIQFSSVKGDNNHDMELSTLKIMEMSIEDCPLDV from the exons ATGCAGACCAACAACGAAGAGAGAAACTCAAAAAGGAATTAGCACGATGTGAAAAAGAGTTCAAATTAACTAAAACTGCAATGCAAGCCAATTCTAAAAGTAATTCCAAGTCACTTTTTAACACCTTACAAAAG CCCTCAGGTGAACCGCAAATTGAGGATGACGtgttaaaagaagaaatgaatggatTTTCATCCTTTGCAAGGTCACTAGTACCCTCTTCAGAGAGACTACACCTAAGTCTACATAAATCCGATAAAGTCATCACAAATGGTCCTGAGAAGAACTCCAGTTCCTCCCCGTCCAGTGTGGATTATGCAGCCTCCGGGCCCCGGAAACCGGGCTCTGGAACCCTGTATGGCAGAAGGCCCAGAAGCACATTCCCAAATTCCCACCAGTTTCAGTTAGTCATTTCGAAAGCACCCAGTGGGGATCTTTTGGATAAACATTCTGAACTCTTTTCTAACAAACAATTGCCATTCACTCCTCGCACtttaaaaacagaagcaaaatctTTCCTGTCACAGTATCGCTATTATACacctgccaaaagaaaaaaggattttaCAGATCAACGGATAGAAGCTGAAACCCAGACTGAATTAAG CTTTAAATCGGAGTTGGGGACAGCTGAGACTAAAAACATGACAGATTCAGAAATGAACATAAAGCAG GCATCTGATTGTGTGACATATGATGCCAAAGAAAAAATAGCTCCTTTACCTTTACAAGGGCATGACTCAACATGGGATGAGATTAAGGATGATGCTCTTCAGCATTCCTCACCAAG GGCAATGTGTCAGTATTCCCTGAAGCCCCCTTCAACTAGTAAAATCTACTCTGA TGAAGAAGAACTGTTGTATCTGAGTTTCATTGAAGATATAACAGATGAAATTTTGAAACTTGGTTTATTTTCAAACag GTTTTTAGAACGACTGTTCGAGcgacatataaaacaaaataaacatttggaGGAG GAAAAAATGCGCCACCTGCTGCATGTCCTGAAAGTAGACTTAGGCTGCACATCGGAGGAAAACTTGGTAAAGCAAAATGATGTTGATATGTTGAATTTATCTGATTTTGCAAAGGCTGGGAATTCAGaaccaaataaattaaaaaacgaAAGTGAAGTAACAATTCAGCAGGAACGTCAACAATACCAAAAGGCTTTGGATGTGTTATTGTCGGCACCAAAGGATGAGAACGAGATATTCTCTTCACCAACTGAATTTTTCTTGCCTGTTTATAAATCAAAGCATTCAGAAGGGGTTATAATTCAACAGGTGAATGATGAAACGAATCTTGAACCTTCAACTTTGGATGAAAATAATCCAAGTATTTCAGACAGTTTAACAGATCAGGAAACTTCTGTGAAGGTCATTGAAGGTGATAGTGACCCTGAAAAGGTTGAGATTTCAAACGGATTATGTGGTCTTAACACATCACTCTCCCAATCTATTCAGTTCTCCAGTGTCAAAGGTGACAATAATCATGATATGGAGTTATCAACTCTTAAAATCATGGAAATGAGCATTGAGGACTGCCCTTTGGATGTTTAA